One genomic segment of Ancylobacter sp. IITR112 includes these proteins:
- a CDS encoding bifunctional riboflavin kinase/FAD synthetase has protein sequence MTHAAASPHPFPILREGDALPPALARPVVAIGNFDGVHRGHRAVIGTAIDQARSLGRPALALTFEPHPRAYFRPAEPIFRLTPEPMKLKRLSETGLDGAVVLAFDATMAGREAEDFVAAILVARLGVAMVVAGYDFHFGKGRGGSPLFLREAGKRHGFGVEIVPPLLDEGAQISSSVIRAALAQGRVEQAAHMLGAPFAIEAEVVHGDKRGRELGYPTANMRLDPAVTLAHGIYAVTVEIDGVRHKGVASFGRRPTFDDGAPRLETFIFDYAGDLYGRVLTVAFHAWLRPELKFDGIDALIAQMDIDSARARAALG, from the coding sequence ATGACCCACGCCGCCGCCTCCCCGCACCCTTTCCCCATCCTGCGCGAGGGTGACGCGCTGCCCCCGGCCCTCGCCCGGCCGGTGGTCGCCATCGGCAATTTCGACGGCGTGCATCGCGGCCACCGGGCGGTGATCGGCACCGCCATCGACCAGGCGCGCTCGCTCGGGCGCCCGGCGCTGGCGCTGACATTCGAGCCGCATCCGCGCGCCTATTTCCGCCCGGCCGAGCCGATCTTCCGCCTGACGCCGGAGCCGATGAAGCTCAAGCGCCTGAGCGAGACCGGGCTCGACGGCGCTGTCGTGCTCGCCTTCGACGCCACCATGGCCGGGCGCGAGGCGGAGGATTTCGTCGCCGCCATCCTCGTCGCCCGGCTCGGCGTCGCCATGGTGGTGGCGGGCTATGATTTCCATTTCGGCAAGGGCCGGGGCGGCTCGCCGCTATTCCTGCGCGAGGCCGGCAAGCGCCATGGCTTCGGGGTGGAGATCGTGCCGCCGCTGCTCGACGAGGGCGCGCAGATCTCTTCCAGCGTCATCCGCGCCGCGCTGGCGCAGGGCCGCGTCGAGCAGGCCGCCCATATGCTGGGCGCGCCCTTCGCCATCGAGGCCGAGGTGGTGCATGGCGACAAGCGCGGGCGCGAACTCGGCTACCCCACCGCCAATATGCGGCTCGACCCGGCGGTGACGCTGGCGCACGGCATCTATGCGGTGACGGTGGAGATCGACGGCGTGCGCCACAAGGGCGTGGCGAGCTTCGGCCGCCGCCCGACCTTCGATGACGGCGCGCCACGGCTGGAGACCTTCATCTTCGACTATGCCGGCGACCTCTATGGCCGCGTGCTCACCGTCGCCTTCCATGCCTGGCTGCGGCCGGAGCTGAAATTCGATGGCATCGACGCGCTGATCGCGCAGATGGACATCGACAGCGCCCGGGCCCGCGCGGCGCTGGGGTAG
- a CDS encoding sensor histidine kinase: MMDGLARQREAARTGGTTDPAAHGEATAGDGRAARDDTPTRDDATGRDSVDRSFFWSLVQAAQPLRRHPWLPDAVGVAMFGFALALRFAVDDVLPPGFPFLTFFPAVILTTFFCGLRPGITCAVLSTFAAWFFFIGPANGMRIDGQSLLALGFFVVIAAIDITLIHFTFSAADRLRSEKETTARLYENQRTMFQELQHRVANNMQFVAALLSLQKRKVGQDAGQAITALDEARSRLDTIARIHRQLYAPERLDLPTDQFLRQLCCDLVTASGTPGIGCTVDAPNLPLNVAQLTTLSMLVAEIVTNSLKHAFVGAETGLIVITVLPAAAGRYEMTIADDGRGLPPGADLSRSDGLGWRIIQSLASQLGGKVELANRVEPSRGTAVRVQFALV, encoded by the coding sequence ATGATGGACGGTTTGGCCCGTCAGCGGGAGGCCGCGCGCACCGGCGGCACGACCGATCCGGCCGCGCACGGCGAAGCGACGGCAGGCGATGGGCGTGCGGCACGAGACGACACCCCCACGCGGGACGACGCGACCGGGCGCGACAGCGTGGACCGTTCGTTCTTCTGGTCGCTGGTGCAGGCCGCCCAGCCGCTGCGCCGCCATCCCTGGCTGCCGGACGCGGTGGGGGTGGCGATGTTCGGCTTCGCCCTGGCGCTGCGCTTCGCGGTGGACGATGTGCTGCCGCCGGGCTTCCCCTTCCTCACCTTCTTCCCGGCGGTGATCCTCACCACCTTCTTCTGCGGGCTGCGGCCGGGCATCACTTGCGCGGTGCTCTCCACCTTCGCCGCCTGGTTCTTCTTCATCGGTCCGGCCAACGGGATGCGGATCGACGGCCAGAGCCTGCTGGCGCTGGGCTTCTTCGTCGTCATCGCCGCCATCGACATCACGCTGATCCACTTCACCTTCAGCGCCGCCGATCGGCTGCGAAGCGAGAAGGAGACCACCGCCCGGCTCTATGAGAACCAGCGCACCATGTTCCAGGAGCTGCAGCACCGCGTCGCCAACAACATGCAGTTCGTCGCCGCCCTGCTCAGCCTGCAGAAGCGCAAGGTGGGGCAGGATGCGGGCCAGGCGATCACCGCGCTGGACGAGGCGCGCTCGCGGCTCGACACCATCGCCCGCATCCACCGCCAGCTCTACGCCCCCGAGCGGCTGGACCTGCCCACCGACCAGTTCCTGCGCCAGCTCTGTTGCGATCTCGTCACCGCCTCCGGCACGCCCGGCATTGGCTGCACGGTGGACGCGCCGAACCTGCCGCTGAATGTGGCGCAGCTCACCACCCTGTCCATGCTGGTGGCGGAGATCGTCACCAATTCCCTCAAGCACGCCTTTGTCGGCGCCGAGACCGGCCTCATCGTCATCACCGTGCTGCCCGCCGCGGCCGGCCGCTACGAGATGACCATCGCCGATGACGGGCGCGGCCTGCCGCCCGGCGCCGACCTCTCGCGCAGCGACGGGCTCGGCTGGCGCATCATCCAGAGCCTCGCCTCCCAGCTCGGCGGCAAGGTGGAACTCGCCAACCGGGTCGAGCCCAGCCGCGGCACCGCCGTGCGGGTGCAGTTCGCGCTGGTGTAA
- a CDS encoding LysR family transcriptional regulator gives MSEVLAGVDAFVAAVDTGSFSAAGARLGLTRSAVAKTVARLEGRLSVRLFHRTTRALSLTEDGQRYYEHCVRALGELRAGRATLESGRREATGRLRVSAPLLFGRRCVAPVLAQLAARHPRLELDLALSDRLVDLVEDGFDLAIRNGAIGSGHGLMTRTVGLQRMTVCAAPAYLAVAGVPRHLDDLHRHHAVTYARDGRVRPWEFPHGDSAPVAVTPPSRLRFDDLEAIADAAEAGHGLAWLPCWLIRARVHSGALVPLLADVPRQVLATHALWPAAPHMPMKLRLALDALAAELPGSAEL, from the coding sequence CCTGACCCGGTCGGCGGTGGCGAAGACGGTGGCGCGGCTGGAAGGCCGGCTCTCGGTGCGGCTGTTCCACCGCACCACCCGCGCGCTGAGCCTCACCGAGGACGGCCAACGCTATTACGAGCATTGCGTGCGGGCGCTGGGCGAATTGCGCGCCGGCCGGGCGACGCTGGAGAGCGGGCGGCGCGAGGCCACGGGCCGCCTGCGGGTGAGCGCGCCGCTGCTGTTCGGGCGGCGCTGCGTCGCGCCCGTGCTGGCGCAACTTGCCGCCCGCCATCCCCGGCTCGAACTCGATCTCGCCCTGTCGGACCGGCTGGTCGATCTGGTCGAGGACGGGTTCGATCTCGCCATCCGCAATGGCGCCATCGGGTCAGGCCACGGATTGATGACCCGCACCGTCGGGCTGCAGCGCATGACCGTCTGCGCCGCCCCCGCCTATCTCGCGGTGGCGGGCGTGCCCCGGCATCTCGACGACCTTCACCGCCACCATGCCGTGACCTATGCCCGCGACGGCCGGGTGCGGCCGTGGGAGTTTCCCCACGGCGACAGCGCGCCGGTGGCGGTGACGCCGCCGAGCCGGCTACGCTTTGACGACCTTGAGGCGATCGCCGATGCCGCCGAGGCGGGGCACGGCCTCGCCTGGCTGCCCTGCTGGCTCATCCGCGCGCGGGTTCACAGCGGCGCGCTGGTGCCCTTGCTGGCGGACGTACCGCGCCAGGTCTTGGCCACCCATGCGCTGTGGCCGGCGGCGCCGCATATGCCGATGAAACTGCGCCTCGCCCTCGACGCGCTCGCCGCCGAACTTCCCGGCAGCGCCGAGCTTTGA
- a CDS encoding Crp/Fnr family transcriptional regulator encodes MRLNEEDQTGSSGGAVASSGGNNLLGALRPADFALLRAHLKRIDRPAGAVLYEPGDDVRHVYFPCGQTLVSFMVLLEDGKQVEITSIGREGAVGGIVSQGRLPAFARAVVQMEGPLLRLDGGELERAKEISPPLRNLFARYADCLLAQVFQSVACNATHSIDQRTAKWLLAAHDRTGDDTLRLTQEQLAAMLAVGRPYISRVLGEMKAAGAVEPRRGRIRITDSERLRGLCCGCHAAVKRHFDEVLSGVYPRANEVAGHGMVITNGPSFRP; translated from the coding sequence ATGCGCCTCAACGAGGAAGACCAGACGGGCAGCAGCGGCGGGGCGGTAGCCTCGTCGGGCGGCAACAACCTGCTGGGCGCGCTGCGCCCGGCCGATTTCGCGCTGCTGCGCGCGCATCTCAAGCGCATCGACCGGCCGGCCGGCGCCGTGCTCTACGAGCCGGGCGACGATGTGCGCCATGTCTATTTCCCCTGCGGGCAGACGCTGGTCTCCTTCATGGTGCTGCTGGAGGACGGAAAGCAGGTGGAGATCACCAGCATCGGCCGCGAGGGCGCGGTCGGCGGCATTGTCAGCCAGGGAAGGCTGCCGGCCTTCGCCCGCGCCGTGGTGCAGATGGAAGGCCCGCTGCTGCGGCTCGACGGCGGCGAGCTGGAGCGGGCGAAGGAGATATCGCCGCCGCTGCGCAACCTGTTCGCCCGCTATGCCGACTGCCTGCTGGCGCAGGTTTTCCAGTCGGTCGCCTGCAACGCCACCCATTCCATCGACCAGCGCACCGCCAAATGGCTGCTCGCCGCCCATGACCGCACCGGCGACGACACGCTGCGCCTGACCCAGGAACAGCTCGCCGCCATGCTGGCGGTGGGCCGCCCCTATATCAGCCGGGTGCTCGGCGAGATGAAGGCGGCCGGCGCCGTCGAGCCGCGCCGCGGGCGCATCCGCATCACCGATTCCGAGCGGCTGCGCGGCCTGTGCTGCGGCTGCCATGCGGCGGTGAAGCGGCATTTCGACGAGGTGCTGAGCGGCGTCTATCCCCGCGCCAATGAGGTGGCCGGCCACGGCATGGTCATCACCAACGGCCCGTCCTTCCGCCCGTGA
- a CDS encoding TIGR01459 family HAD-type hydrolase, with protein sequence MRAVMEHDNIPPVISSFATLAPRYDLVLCDVWGVLHNGVAGSPAAADALRRARAGGTTVILVSNAPREPEGVARILDGFGIPRDAYDAIVTSGMVTSALLAQRPGVKMWHLGPERDLGIYKGLDLTLASFDEAELIVCTGLFDDTVETPDDYADTLAAARGRGLPFICANPDIVVERGGDLIWCAGAIAEAYAELGGEVVFCGKPHRPIYETAFATAARLRGAPVEKARAIAIGDALRTDLAGALGHGIDCLFVAAGIHAGELGLEQGAEVDVKALARLLADGPGRPAAVTTRLAW encoded by the coding sequence ATGCGCGCCGTCATGGAACACGACAACATCCCGCCCGTCATCTCCTCCTTCGCCACGCTGGCGCCGCGCTACGATCTCGTCCTGTGCGACGTGTGGGGCGTGCTGCATAATGGCGTCGCCGGTTCCCCGGCGGCGGCGGATGCGCTGCGGCGCGCGCGGGCGGGCGGGACGACGGTGATCCTCGTCTCCAACGCCCCGCGCGAGCCGGAGGGTGTCGCCCGCATTCTCGACGGCTTCGGCATTCCGCGCGACGCCTATGACGCCATCGTCACCTCCGGCATGGTCACCAGCGCGCTGCTGGCGCAGCGGCCGGGGGTGAAGATGTGGCATCTCGGCCCGGAGCGCGATCTCGGCATCTATAAGGGGCTCGACCTCACCCTCGCCTCCTTCGACGAGGCGGAGCTGATCGTCTGCACCGGCCTGTTCGACGACACGGTGGAGACGCCGGACGACTATGCCGACACGCTGGCGGCGGCGCGCGGCCGGGGCCTGCCCTTCATCTGCGCCAACCCGGATATCGTGGTCGAGCGCGGCGGCGACCTGATCTGGTGCGCCGGCGCCATCGCCGAGGCCTATGCGGAACTCGGCGGCGAAGTGGTGTTCTGCGGCAAGCCGCACCGCCCCATCTACGAGACCGCCTTCGCCACGGCGGCGAGGCTGCGCGGCGCGCCGGTGGAGAAGGCGCGCGCCATCGCCATTGGCGACGCGCTGCGCACGGATCTCGCCGGGGCGCTGGGCCATGGCATTGACTGCCTGTTCGTCGCGGCCGGCATCCATGCCGGCGAACTCGGCCTCGAACAGGGCGCCGAGGTGGATGTGAAGGCGCTGGCCCGCCTGCTTGCCGACGGGCCGGGGCGCCCGGCGGCGGTTACCACGCGCCTCGCCTGGTAG